ACGGCTTGGAGTCGCCGAGGTCCCCGCCGCGCTCATGCCGCTCGGGGACGAACTGCGCCGCGTCGGCGCCCCACGCGCCGGCGTGCGCGCCGATGGCCTTCGCGTTGACGAGCACCCGCGTCCCGGCCGGTATCTCGCAGCCGTGGATCGTGCATGGCTCGGTGGTCTCCCGGGGCACCAGGAGCGGCACCGGCGGGTGCAGCCTCATGGACTCCTTGATGACCAGCTTCAGGTAGCTGAGCCCCGGGAGGTCGGGCTCCCGGACCATGCCGCTGTCGCCGACCACGCTGCGCACCTCGTCCTGCGCCTTGGCGAGGATGCCCGGGTGGTTGACCAGCTCCGTCATCGTCCATTCCACCGTCGCCGCCGACGTGTCGGTCCCGGCAATGAACATGTCCTTCAAAGATACGTAAAAGCCAGAATTTTCAACGAAATGCTTGTGTGCGTGTGTATTTGTTCTTATTCAAGTGCACGAGTATGTACCGTGAGGATGCCTTTGATCTGGTCGCGACTGCTGAACGTGCTCCGGTGAGCCGGGTCGGCGTGCAGGCGGAGGAGCACGTCGACCaagtcctcctcctcgtcggcggaGGAGGATGCTCGCCGTTTGAGGTGACTGTCGATCACGCTCTCGTAGAACGCGTCGAGCTGGTGGAAGTTCCGCTCCAGACGCCCCCGCAGGCCACGCGGCGCGTCCAGCCACCCGAGCCACGGCACGTAGTCGGCGACCCAGAAAGCACCAAGAAGCCTCTGCGTCTCCTTGAGGACAGCACTCGCCTCCGCGCCACcttcgccgccgtcgtcgccgccgaagGCGACACGTCGCACGATCTTGTTGCTCGCGGCGAGGAGAAGCCCGCTCAGGTCCACGGCACCGCCGGCGCCGGACGCGtcggccacggcggcgacgagcgcggcggCCTCGCCCTCCCTGGCCTCGCGGAACCCGCGCACCCGCGGGGCGCCGAGGAGCTCGGACAGGCACGCGCGGCGCGCGGCGCGCCAGAAGGCGCCTTCCGACGGCGCGAAGGAGATGTTCTGCAGGCCGTAGGAGAACCTGGCGGCCGCGTAGAGCGCCGGGCGGCCGGACATGGCGCGGTCGTTGTGCTGGAACGCGGCGCGTGCCGCGTCGGCGGAGGAGACGACGAGCGTCGGCACGGAGCCGAGGCGGAGCAGCATGAGAGGCGCGTCGTGCTTGACGGCGAGCGCGGCGAGGGAGTCGTGCGGGAGCGCGCCGAGCTGGTGGAGGTTGCCGATGAGGGGCAGGCCCCTCGGGCGCGGGAGGGAGGgtgaggccgaggccgaggcggagcGTCTCTTGCTCGGCGCGAGCAGttgcttgaggaggaggaggagggtggcgacgacgacgaggagacaTGCCAAGAGCTCGGGAGCTTGGAGCGACGCCATGGCAAACTGTTGTCGCGGGGGCGTGGTGGTGCGGATTGTTAGACTTTTCAGCATGAGCATTGATAGatgtggatgacactaggagagttgggacaattttcgttggtttatttctcacacaatgccatgccaacctcaggggttggggatacatatttataggctgctagccagccaaggcatatgctaggatgctgctaagatgccagtctaagatgctagtctaagatgctaactgacagtccttgatggtcaagaacagaactctatcctaacagccagtccttgatggtccaggactttatcctcctaactgccacaaggatcatgtgctgcagccccacaaggaccctagtacacagatttatccatcattctccccctaaatcttgtacgtcgtcttgtgggagagttgaatcatcccaatcctggagcaaagttcgaggaacttgaccctcccaaggggcttggtgagcaggtctgcgagctgatccttggtgttgatgtagctcgcctcgatgctcccttcttccacacagctgcggatgaagtgatacctcagTCGGATGTGCTTGCTCCGTTCGTGGAACACGGGGTTCTTTGCCAGGGCCAGGGCGGACTTGCTGTCCACCAGGAGCTGCACCGTTTTGGTGTCTTGAACGAGAAGATCACCAAGCAGTCGAGCAAGCCAGAGCGCCTGAGTGCAGGCGGTGGAGGCCGCTATGTACTCAGCCTCACAGCTGGACAgggccaccacctgctgcttgacTGATTGCCAGCTCACGAGACACTTGCCGAGGAAGAGGAGGATCCCGCTCGTGCTCTTGCTGGTGTCGATGTCGCCGGCGTGGTCGCTGTCGCTGTACCCGACGAAGTGTGCCGCCCCAGGACACCTAGGGTAGTGGAGGCCGTGGTCGAGGGTCCCTGCTATGTAGCGGACGATCCTCTTCACTGCCTGCTGGTGTTCCGACGTTGGTCGCTCCATGAACCGACTGACATAGCCGACGGAgaatgccaagtccggccgtgtGTGAGTGAGGTAGCGAAGGCTCCCCACAAGGCGTCGGTACTGTGTAGCATCCACTTCCTCCGTCGTGCTGTCGCGGCTTAGTTTCAGCCTCTCCTCCATCGGAGTGAGAGCTGGATGGCAGTCGGTGAGCCCAGCTAGCTCAACGATGCGCTTGGCGTAGGCGGACTGTCGAAGCGCGATCCCGGAGTGGTCCTGGTGCACCTCAATCCCTAGATAGAAGGAGAGGAGCCCCAGGTCACTCATCTGGAAcgtggccttcatgtcttccttgAACGCCGCCACCTCTGCATCTTTGGTGCCGGTGATCACCAGGTCGTCAACGTAGACGCCCACCAGCAGGGCATTTCCTCCACTCCCCCGTCGGTAGACGGCAGCCTCATGCGGGCTCTGCTCGAAACCCATCTTCTTCAGCGTGGAGTCCAGCTTGGCGTTCCACGCCCTGGGTGCCTGCCgcaggccatagagagccttgcgCAGGCGGAGCACCTTGCCCTCCTGGCCGGGAATCGTAAACCCCGGTGGCTGATGCACGTAGACTTCCTCCTTCAAGTCGCCATTGAGGAATGCCGACTTAACGTCCATGTGGTGGACACGCCAGCCCTCCTGGGCAGCCAGCGCAAGGAGAAGTCGCACGGACTCCATCCGTGCCACAGGAGCGAAAGCGTCGTCGAAGTCGACTCCTTCCTGCTGCAAGAAGCCTtgggccaccaaacgagccttgtgcttgatgatggcgccggctccatccctcttcagcttgaacacccacttaagggTGATTGCGCGGTGACCTCGAGGGAGATCAGCAAGCTCCCAGGTGCGGTTTTGCTCGACCGCATCCATCTCCAACTTCATCGCGGCGCGCCATGCCGCGTCTCTCTCGGCCTCTGCAAAGGACCGTGGTTCGCCGTCTTCACACACGAGCTGTAGCTGCGCCTCCAGGTCACGTGGCACCAGTCCTGGCaccggctggtcgccgagcacattATCCATCGTACGGTACCGCAGCGGTTCGCCTCCATACCATGCGTCGACCCGCTCCTCGTCGTGAGTGAGCGGGGAAGCGAACTTCATCGGGTTGTGCTCTGCGTGAGCTGGTGCTGATGAAGACGAGCCCGGAGTGGCGACCGCCGGGGCTGGAGTATGCGGCGTCGCCGGTTGTGGTGTCGTCGGTGTAGCAGGCGCCGGAGTCGATGTAGTTTTGGGGGCCGGGGTAGACGTGCCCGGTGAAGAGGAGCTGCTTGCTCCCCCAGCTTCCTTGAAGTGAGCGTACTCGACAATGAAGTCGTCATACGTCGGCGtcgagccgtcgtccaccgccttatCCCATTGCCACCCTCGCCCTTCGTTGAACACGACGTCTCGCGCTGTGCGCACACGTTGTGTCTTTGGGTCGAGGATGCGGTAGGCCTTTGAGCCCTCCGCGTAGCCGATGAAGACTCCCGGAGTGCTCCTGTCGTCGAGCTTGCCGATGTGGCCGAGCTCCTTGGCGAACGCAAGGCAGCCAAAGACCCGCAAATGAGAGACCGCCGGCTTCCGCCCATGCCAGGCCTCGTACGGAGTTCTGCCGTCGAGTGCCTTAGTAGGAGAGCGGTTGAGGATGTAGACGGCCGTTAGCACCGCCTCTCCCCAGAAGACAGCCGGCATCCCTCTCTGCTTGAGGAGAGCCCGAGCCATCCCCACAACCGTCTGGTTGCGCCGCTCGACGACGCCGTTTTGCTGCGGGCTGTACGGCGCGGAGTAGTGGCGCTGGATGCCCTCATCGGCGCAGTACGACGCGAATTCAGCCGCCGTGAACTCGCCGCCGTTGTCAGTGCGCAACACGCGCAATTTGCGGCCGCTCTCCGCCTCCACACCAACCTGCGCGCGCCTGATGGCGTCCGCTGCTTCTCCCTTACTGCCGAGGATCATCACCCACATGTAGCGGGAGAGATCGTCGACGAGCAGCAGGAAGTAGCGTCGACCTCCTGGTGTGGCTGGCGTCACCGGGCCGCACAGGTCTCCGTGCACGAGCTCCAGCTTCTCCTTAGCCCGAAAACTCGCCTGTTGGGGAAAGGGGAGTCGTCTCTGCTTTGTCAGTACGCAGATGTCGCAGAACTGCTCCACATGGTCGAGGCATGGCAGGCCTCGCACCATCTCCTTGGCACTTAGACGCTTTAGGGCCTCAAAGTGAAGGTGCCCAAAGCGCTCATGCCACTGCCACGCCTCGTCGTCTCGACGGACAGCGAGACAGACCGGTTGTGCCACCTGCACATCAAGGACGTAGAGTCGATTTTCACCTCTGGGCACCTTGGCGAGAAGGCGACGCTGGCGATCCCAGATGCGTAGGACCCCATGCTCAATCAGCACGCGTGAGCCGTTCTCATCCAGCTGTCCCAAGCTGATGATGGAATTCCTTAGCGCGGGGATGTAGTAGACACCGGTGAGCAGCCGGTGCTCTCCCAtcttggtggtgaagatgacggagccgacgccctttatctccacagcggaggcatccccgaacttgacggagcctcgcgcatcggagtcgagctcggcgaagaattcccttcgaccggtcatgtggtgggtggcgccggtgtcgaggcACCACCCCATAGCCTTGTCCTTCCCGGAGCCATCGCCGAGAAGAGCGTGTGCTTTTGGCTCATCGAGGTGGATGAAAGCCTTTGCGACTGGAGTCGCCGAGGGTAGCTCAATGCTTGCATGCGCCATGAACAGAgccgtctcctcctccttcgcctgtgcgacgtgagcctggccttgtcgtggttgccgacactcattggcccaatggccaaaccggccacagttgtggcaactgttgtcttgtgccggcctgggcttgccagcggcgccgtccttggcgcctccgcgggcgtcaccttcggcacgtccttgtgccctgcccggggggcctcttcgcgccttacgctgcttgccacgcttgcggccgcccgtcgaggaggaaggctcccccttcttcttgtcaCCAAGGCTGGGATCCCACTGCTCCCGAGTTAGGAGCAGCTTCCCGCCGGTGGTGACGGGCCCCGAGGGGGGCTGTGGCTCGTCGGTGTCGACGACCTTGAGTCGACCTATCGCCTCCTCGATCGTCATCGTGGAGAGGTCCAGCAACGACTCGATCGAGCG
The window above is part of the Triticum aestivum cultivar Chinese Spring chromosome 2A, IWGSC CS RefSeq v2.1, whole genome shotgun sequence genome. Proteins encoded here:
- the LOC123185622 gene encoding cytochrome P450 71A9, giving the protein MLMLKSLTIRTTTPPRQQFAMASLQAPELLACLLVVVATLLLLLKQLLAPSKRRSASASASPSLPRPRGLPLIGNLHQLGALPHDSLAALAVKHDAPLMLLRLGSVPTLVVSSADAARAAFQHNDRAMSGRPALYAAARFSYGLQNISFAPSEGAFWRAARRACLSELLGAPRVRGFREAREGEAAALVAAVADASGAGGAVDLSGLLLAASNKIVRRVAFGGDDGGEGGAEASAVLKETQRLLGAFWVADYVPWLGWLDAPRGLRGRLERNFHQLDAFYESVIDSHLKRRASSSADEEEDLVDVLLRLHADPAHRSTFSSRDQIKGILTDMFIAGTDTSAATVEWTMTELVNHPGILAKAQDEVRSVVGDSGMVREPDLPGLSYLKLVIKESMRLHPPVPLLVPRETTEPCTIHGCEIPAGTRVLVNAKAIGAHAGAWGADAAQFVPERHERGGDLGDSKPWHDSFALVPFGIGRRSCPGVHFATAVVELLLANLLFSFDWSAPLGKLDAEEENGLTVYRKNPLMLFAKPRRCV